A region from the Branchiostoma floridae strain S238N-H82 unplaced genomic scaffold, Bfl_VNyyK Sc7u5tJ_1351, whole genome shotgun sequence genome encodes:
- the LOC118407449 gene encoding malignant fibrous histiocytoma-amplified sequence 1 homolog — protein sequence MATQMRISEWTGRHLQIKEKLFQNGQASWPDADYYMQMSNWTQLEKLEFPDCSFEWKSLTDGTYSLAIKSKDPPCIPDFLKNDPRTLKVSQLHLSVNRMKKIPAGISIFSQVTDVKLDRNKLKSLTQEFTELKKIKNLDLGNNVFKTFPAQIKEFRELEVLRFSVNQVEEIPPGVFPCLPKMKNLRIGSNRLKTLPEDLVSLERLEYLKISSNKFTMFPPQLLQLPRIRQVCLSANKITEVPLEFFDKPLELFQAEDNPLSEPPQEVCIQGIIAIKQYCQSLKAGVTEDRRMKLMLLGDTGAGKTSLCLSLKTGQSNLVDIQDRTHGIDRHDITEGDVTFLTWDFAGQQDYLVTHPVFITKDALVLLVVNLETYRLGDEKSYRRHVGVWIDNIAMRVPNAAVLVVGTHLDRVTAEDAQEKLADILKKIEKEQDKRLKTIERHISQLKRKLDQPGSRTDADVVMDLLANLEEKQGVRLRVHPQGLPLSSAPGLQGFDSFKQTVSHLAQTYLQQAWRKIPTSWTKVENLMKPSQKGRSAEPDTGPGVIDIDEAVDDILHFTDVKTRHEAKVVLKYLHGLGLLIWYSEIDCLKTYVFVDPAVLVAVFKVVIRDGLQEELASITMDQMADEGMMSTKFKVGLDNLENIQFMHKSLCVKYDRLIMKMRLNSVFKCRLQNQLKKFQRKALLDHRILTILWKKAKDNKMLNVPEDVQLLVNVLEQFQLCFTYTPPEPDMLNPAAPAFHPGSPWAPPSNKPPVSPDQLRKSTMYLFPCYLHDTLPSDEWSDPCPTDQEQIRVGLTFFPEVPYGFFERLCVCLHQLCPGLKLWRDSAKLCQNNVSMVVRKHQGCHGDSTVSELQDVWNDPTIEMVARGNKPDPADPTPRDPLWDPVLRVLVVDFAQSLLTLWPGVNIDMFSLCPRCEPDNAEVFEVPLPVKLESDEGQATYCETCEDSVPRALVYPVGTANPAAETLSQYPLVNNKSYFYTYNIHNSSLSNCQVGNKNNQVQTGPTQGGLAGQATGGTTPPAASSYRGGATTPPTPSYRGGATTPPGSSHRGGPPGYANRGDTCPLSSAHRGGATTSPEASYRGGTNMAPQPLYADENIPQLQPPYQPPVYRDSMLYSQPMPAYNQPTSYNQPLSLAPHSRLSNLARNMGSLRLQLEQGKYRGYLRMQVAYA from the exons ATGGCAACCCAGATGAGAATATCGGAATGGACAGGCCGACATCTGCAAATAAAGGAGAAGCTGTTCCAGAATGGGCAGGCCAGCTGGCCAGATGCAGATTATTACATGCAGATGTCAAACTGGACACAGCTGGAGAAGCTGGAGTTCCCAGACTGCAGTTTCGAGTGGAAGTCTCTGACAGACGGAACATACAGTCTGGCGATAAAGAGTAAGGACCCGCCCTGCATCCCTGACTTCTTAAAGAACGACCCGCGGACCCTGAAGGTGTCTCAGCTGCACCTGTCCGTCAACAGGATGAAGAAGATACCTGCCGGCATCAGCATCTTCTCACAG GTTACAGATGTCAAATTGGATCGGAACAAGCTGAAGAGTCTCACACAAGAATTCACTGAGTTGAAGAAGATCAAGAATCTGGATCTGGGAAACAACGTCTTCAAGACCTTTCCTGCACAAATCAAGGAATTCCGTGAACTGGAAGTCCTGCGCTTCTCTGTGAACCAGGTGGAGGAGATTCCTCCAGGTGTGTTCCCGTGTCTTCCAAAGATGAAGAACCTGCGGATCGGCTCCAACAGGCTGAAGACTCTGCCCGAGGACCTGGTGAGTCTGGAGAGGCTGGAGTATCTGAAGATCTCCAGTAACAAGTTCACCATGTTCCCCCCGCAACTCCTGCAGCTGCCCAGAATCAGGCAGGTCTGTCTCTCCGCCAACAAGATCACCGAGGTTCCCCTGGAGTTTTTCGACAAGCCACTGGAACTCTTCCAGGCAGAGGACAACCCCCTGTCAGAGCCTCCACAGGAAGTCTGCATCCAAG GTATAATTGCAATCAAGCAGTACTGCCAGTCACTGAAGGCTGGAGTCACCGAGGACAGGCGTATGAAACTGATGCTGTTGGGAGATACAG GTGCAGGAAAGACCAGCCTGTGTCTGTCCCTGAAGACGGGTCAGTCAAACCTGGTGGACATCCAGGACCGAACACACGGCATCGACAGGCATGACATCACCGAGGGTGACGTGACGTTCCTTACCTGGGACTTTGCAGGTCAGCAGGACTACCTGGTCACTCATCCTGTCTTCATCACCAAGGATGCCCTGGTGCTGCTGGTGGTCAACTTGGAGACATACAG GCTTGGGGATGAAAAGTCGTACAGGAGGCACGTTGGTGTGTGGATCGACAACATCGCCATGAGAGTTCCCAACGCTGCCGTGCTCGTGGTCGGGACACATCTGGACAGGGTTACTGCGGAAGACGCTCAAGAAAAGCTGGCTGACATTCTCAAGAAGATCGAGAAGGAGCAAGACAAGAG ACTGAAAACAATTGAGAGGCACATCTCCCAGCTGAAGAGGAAGCTGGACCAGCCCGGCAGCAGGACTGATGCTGATGTGGTGATGGATCTGCTGGCTAACCTGGAGGAGAAGCAGGGAGTCAGACTCAGG GTCCACCCCCAGGGACTCCCCCTCAGCTCTGCCCCAGGACTGCAAGGGTTCGACAGCTTCAAGCAGACCGTGAGCCATCTCGCACAAACCTACCTACAACAG GCTTGGAGGAAGATTCCGACCTCCTGGACAAAAGTGGAGAATCTGATGAAGCCTTCCCAAAAGGGAAGAAGTGCAGAACCTGACACAG GACCTGGTGTGATTGACATTGACGAAGCTGTGGACGACATCCTCCATTTTACAGACGTGAAGACCCGTCATGAGGCGAAGGTCGTCTTGAAGTACCTCCATGGCCTCGGGCTGCTCATCTGGTACAGCGAGATCGACTGTCTCAAGACGTACGTCTTCGTGGACCCGGCTGTGCTCGTGGCTGTCTTCAAG GTGGTGATCCGAGATGGACTTCAGGAGGAGCTGGCCAGCATCACCATGGACCAGATGGCAGATGAAGGGATGATGTCCACTAAGTTTAAGGTAGGTCTGGACAATTTGGAAAA CATTCAATTCATGCACAAGTCCCTGTGTGTGAAGTATGACagattgattatgaaaatgagattgaattctgtttttaaatgCCGACTTCAGAACCAGCTGAAGAAGTTCCAGAGGAAGGCTCTACTCGACCACAGAATCTTGACTATCCTGTGGAAGAAAGCAAAAGACAACAAGATGCTGAATGTTCCTGAAGACGTGCAGCTTCTGGTGAATGTTCTTGAACag TTCCAGCTGTGTTTCACCTACACCCCTCCTGAACCTGACATGCTCAACCCAGCAGCGCCGGCATTCCATCCAGGGTCGCCATGGGCCCCGCCTAGCAACAAG CCCCCCGTGAGCCCAGACCAGCTGAGAAAAAGCACCATGTACCTGTTTCCCTGCTACCTGCACGACACCCTCCCCTCAGACGAGTGGTCCGACCCATGCCCAACAGACCAGGAGCAGATCAG GGTCGGGCTGACGTTTTTCCCGGAGGTTCCTTACGGGTTTTTCGAGCGTCTGTGCGTGTGCCTGCACCAGCTGTGCCCGGGCCTGAAGCTGTGGAGGGACTCCGCCAAGCTGTGCCAGAACAACGTCAGCATGGTCGTCAGGAAACACcagggttgccatggtgacagcaCTGTCAGCGAACTGCAGGACGTCTGGAACGACCCCACCATCGAGATGGTCGCCAGGGGCAACAAACCTG ACCCTGCGGACCCTACCCCCCGTGACCCCCTGTGGGACCCTGTCCTGCGTGTGCTGGttgttgatt TCGCCCAGTCCCTCCTGACCCTGTGGCCGGGTGTGAACATCGACATGTTCTCCCTCTGCCCCCGCTGTGAGCCGGACAATGCTGAGGTGTTCGAGGTCCCCTTGCCTGTCAAACTGGAGAG TGACGAGGGCCAGGCCACGTACTGTGAAACTTGTGAGGACTCCGTCCCCCGCGCTCTGGTCTATCCTGTAG GAACTGCAAACCCTGCGGCGGAGACCCTGAGCCAGTATCCGCTCGTCAACAACAAGTCGTACTTCTACACCTACAACATCCACAACTCGTCGCTAAGCAACTGTCAGGTGGGCAACAAGAACAACCAGGTGCAGACTGGCCCCACCCAAGGGGGGCTTGCCGGACAGGCCACAGGGGGAACAACCCCCCCAGCTGCATCATCATACAGGGGGGGTGCCACAACTCCACCCACACCATCGTACAGGGGGGGTGCCACAACTCCACCTGGATCATCCCACAGGGGGGGTCCACCAGGATATGCCAATAGGGGGGACACCTGCCCTCTTTCATCTGCTCACAGGGGGGGTGCCACAACCTCACCTGAAGCGTCCTATAGGGGGGGTACCAACATGGCTCCACAACCCTTGTATGCTGATGAGAACATCCCACAGTTACAGCCTCCGTACCAACCTCCTGTATACAGGGACAGCATGTTGTACAGCCAACCAATGCCAGCGTACAACCAACCCACATCTTACAACCAACCACTGTCGCTGGCACCCCACAGTAGACTGAGTAATCTGGCCCGGAACATGGGCAGCCTTCGTCTCCAGCTGGAACAAGGCAAGTACAGGGGATATTTGCGTATGCAGGTTGCTTACGCTTGA